Below is a window of Caballeronia insecticola DNA.
CGTGACAAGCCCTCGCGCCTGTTGCTGCTCGTGCGCGACAAACAAGGTTATCTCAACCTCTGCGAGCTTTTGAGCCGCGCGTGGCTGACGAACCAGTATCGCGGCCGCGCCGAAGTGCTCGTCGAATGGCTCGACGAAGGTCTGGCCGAAGGTCTGCTCGCGCTCTCCGGCGCGCAGACGGGCGACATCGGCATGGCGCTGGCGGCGGGGAATGCGGCCAGTGCGCAGCGCCATGCGGAACGCTGGGCGAAGTGCTTTCCGGACGCCTTCTACATCGAATTGCAGCGCGCGGGGCAACCCGGCGAGCAGGCGTACATCACGGAGGCGGTTGCGCTCGCCGCGAAGCTCCGGCTGCCGGTGGTCGCCACGCATCCGCTGCAGTTCATGACCGCCGACGATTACACCGCCCACGAGGCGCGCGTGTGCATTTCGGAAGGCGACATGCTCGCCAATCCGCGCCGTCAGAAGCGCTTCACGACCGATCAGTACTTCCGCACGCAGGACGAGATGTGCGCGCTTTTCGCGGATCTGCCGTCCGCGCTCGCGAATACCGTCGAGATTGCCAAGCGCTGCAATCTGACGCTCGAACTCGGCAAGCCGAAACTGCCGCTCTTCCCGACGCCCGACGGCATGTCGCTCGACGACTACCTCGTGCACTTGTCGAAGGAAGGGCTCGAAGTACGCCTGCAGCAGCTTTATCCCGTCGAAGCCGAACGCGAAGCGCAGCGGCAGACGTACTACGAGCGCCTCGAGTTCGAGTGCGGCACCATCATCAAGATGGGCTTTCCGGGCTACTTCCTGATCGTCGCCGACTTCATCATGTGGGCGAAGAACAATGGCGTGCCGGTGGGTCCGGGCCGCGGCTCGGGTGCGGGTTCGCTCGTCGCTTATGCGCTCGGCATCACGGACCTCGACCCGCTGCGCTACAACCTGCTGTTCGAGCGCTTCCTGAATCCGGAGCGCGTGTCGATGCCCGACTTCGACATCGACTTCTGTCAGGAAGGCCGCGACCGCGTCATTCAGTACGTGAAGCAGAAGTATGGCGCGGACGCCGTATCGCAGATCGCCACCTTCGGCACCATGGCCGCGAAGGCCGCGGTGCGCGATATCGGCCGGGTGCTCGATCTCGGCTACATGTTCACGGACGGCATCGCCAAGTTGATTCCGTTCAAGCCGGGCAAGCACGTGACCATCGCGGATGCGATGAGGGAAGAGCCGACGCTGCAGGAACGCTTCGATTCCGAAGACGAAGTGCATCAGTTGCTCGAACTTGCGCAGCGCGTGGAAGGCCTGACGCGTAACGTCGGCATGCACGCGGGCGGCGTGCTGATCGCGCCGGGCAAGCTCACCGACTTTTGCCCGCTCTACACGCAGGGCGAAGACGGCGGCGTGGTCAGCCAGTACGACAAGGACGACGTGGAAGCCGTCGGCCTCGTCAAGTTCGACTTCTTGGGCCTGACCACGCTCACCATTCTCGACTGGGCCGAACGCTATATTCGCCGGCTCGATCCGTCGAAGAAAGACTGGAATCTCACGCAGGTTCCGCTGGACGATCCCGCTTCGTTCTCGATCCTCAAGAAAGCGAACACCGTCGCCGTGTTCCAGCTGGAAAGCCGCGGCATGCAGGGCATGCTGAAGGACGCGCAGCCGGACCGCTTCGAGGACATCATTGCGCTGGTGGCGCTGTATCGTCCGGGGCCGATGGACCTGATTCCGAGCTTCTGCGCGCGTAAGCACGGGCGCGAGATCGTCGAGTATCCGGACCCGCGCGTCGAACCCGTCCTGAAAGAGACCTACGGCAT
It encodes the following:
- the dnaE gene encoding DNA polymerase III subunit alpha, with product MYNVAMSDPRFVHLRVHSEFSIADGIVRLDDVVKAAAKDGQGALALTDLGNAFGLVRFYKEARGAGVKPIAGCDVWITNPDDRDKPSRLLLLVRDKQGYLNLCELLSRAWLTNQYRGRAEVLVEWLDEGLAEGLLALSGAQTGDIGMALAAGNAASAQRHAERWAKCFPDAFYIELQRAGQPGEQAYITEAVALAAKLRLPVVATHPLQFMTADDYTAHEARVCISEGDMLANPRRQKRFTTDQYFRTQDEMCALFADLPSALANTVEIAKRCNLTLELGKPKLPLFPTPDGMSLDDYLVHLSKEGLEVRLQQLYPVEAEREAQRQTYYERLEFECGTIIKMGFPGYFLIVADFIMWAKNNGVPVGPGRGSGAGSLVAYALGITDLDPLRYNLLFERFLNPERVSMPDFDIDFCQEGRDRVIQYVKQKYGADAVSQIATFGTMAAKAAVRDIGRVLDLGYMFTDGIAKLIPFKPGKHVTIADAMREEPTLQERFDSEDEVHQLLELAQRVEGLTRNVGMHAGGVLIAPGKLTDFCPLYTQGEDGGVVSQYDKDDVEAVGLVKFDFLGLTTLTILDWAERYIRRLDPSKKDWNLTQVPLDDPASFSILKKANTVAVFQLESRGMQGMLKDAQPDRFEDIIALVALYRPGPMDLIPSFCARKHGREIVEYPDPRVEPVLKETYGIMVYQEQVMQMAQIIGGYSLGGADLLRRAMGKKKPEEMAKHRELFREGAAKNGLTAQKADETFDLMEKFAGYGFNKSHAAAYALLAYHTAWLKAHHPAEFMAANMSLAMDDTDKVKILFEDCIANGMKVLPPDINQSAYRFEPVAEADGKRSKTIRYGLGAVKGSGQNAIEEILRAREDGPFTDLFDFCERIDRRVVNRRTVEALIRAGALDALHANRAQLLASVPLAMEAADQAAANAMQAGLFDMGDAPLQAHELVEEAMWSDKKRLQEEKTALGFYLSGHLFDAYKGEVRRFVRQKIGELKEGRDKLVAGVISALRTQMTQRGKMMIVNLDDGSGQCEVTVFNEQFEANKALFKEDELLVVQGQARNDAFTGGIRFTVDTAMDLERARSRYAQSLKVEMNGNADALRLRRVLEAHAAGAQTEPPPAPARENGRSRQSAPIPNGLNVSIVYRSEHAEGEVRLGDAWRVKPTDELITALRGEFAGSAIEIVY